A stretch of [Clostridium] innocuum DNA encodes these proteins:
- a CDS encoding glycosyltransferase family 4 protein: MTKQSKIKILHVAECIGGVDKYLHSLLKYTERNKYETIVVLSHLYNASEYKDISNHIEQLNIPHDIGIKTILSSKKIRSIIKKYDPDVVYAHSSIAGAITRIACLGVKCKVIYNPHGWSFNIKSKKSWIYVALERLMAKYCDAIVCISEAEKKSALDNNISNINKLHIIYNGIETNIVPEKSRKELGIPEDAYVIGMVGRICKQKAPDIFVGISKFISDAYFLIVGDVLEGSYEERKEIEKIAKENNVKLKITGWIDNPIDYVGTFDVACLLSRWEGFGLAIPEYMICKKPIVATNVDALSYLIQNEQNGLLVSVDNQEEAANAISKIRNNDEFRKKIIKKGYKDVFEKYDVKRVALETDKLINALLD; encoded by the coding sequence ATGACAAAACAAAGTAAAATTAAAATTTTACATGTTGCTGAATGTATTGGAGGTGTGGATAAATATCTCCACAGTTTATTAAAATATACGGAACGTAATAAATATGAAACTATTGTTGTTTTATCTCATCTTTATAATGCTAGCGAATATAAAGATATATCCAATCATATTGAACAATTGAATATACCTCATGATATTGGAATAAAAACTATATTATCATCAAAAAAAATACGTAGTATTATAAAAAAATATGACCCAGATGTTGTTTATGCACATTCAAGTATTGCGGGCGCTATAACTAGAATTGCTTGCTTGGGTGTAAAATGTAAAGTCATATATAATCCTCATGGATGGTCGTTTAACATTAAAAGTAAAAAAAGTTGGATTTATGTGGCGTTAGAAAGACTAATGGCAAAGTATTGCGATGCAATTGTCTGCATATCAGAAGCAGAAAAGAAATCTGCGTTAGATAACAATATTTCAAATATAAATAAATTACATATAATTTATAATGGAATAGAAACAAATATAGTGCCTGAAAAAAGTAGAAAAGAGCTTGGTATACCTGAAGATGCATACGTAATTGGTATGGTAGGCAGAATTTGCAAACAAAAGGCACCTGATATTTTTGTAGGAATATCAAAATTTATAAGTGATGCATATTTTTTAATAGTTGGAGATGTATTGGAAGGTTCTTACGAAGAAAGAAAAGAAATTGAAAAAATCGCAAAAGAAAATAACGTCAAATTGAAAATAACTGGCTGGATTGACAACCCGATAGATTATGTAGGAACATTTGATGTTGCTTGTTTACTAAGCAGATGGGAAGGATTTGGACTAGCAATCCCAGAGTATATGATTTGCAAAAAGCCAATAGTTGCTACGAATGTTGATGCATTATCTTATTTAATTCAAAATGAGCAAAATGGTCTTTTGGTTAGTGTGGATAATCAGGAAGAAGCTGCAAATGCTATATCAAAAATAAGAAATAATGATGAATTTAGGAAAAAAATTATCAAAAAGGGATATAAAGATGTGTTTGAAAAATATGATGTAAAAAGAGTTGCATTAGAAACAGACAAACTCATTAATGCACTTCTTGATTAA
- a CDS encoding 4Fe-4S dicluster domain-containing protein, producing MNKINMPILYEQKKDCCGCSACYACCPVKAIQMKSDNEGFQYPIIDEKKCIRCLKCIKVCPLKT from the coding sequence ATGAATAAAATAAATATGCCAATATTATATGAACAAAAAAAAGATTGCTGTGGATGTAGTGCTTGTTATGCATGTTGTCCGGTTAAAGCTATACAAATGAAATCGGATAACGAAGGTTTTCAATACCCTATTATCGATGAAAAAAAATGTATAAGGTGTCTAAAATGTATTAAGGTTTGTCCACTTAAAACATAA